The Polypterus senegalus isolate Bchr_013 chromosome 9, ASM1683550v1, whole genome shotgun sequence genome includes a window with the following:
- the prdm12b gene encoding PR domain zinc finger protein 12b isoform X2, whose amino-acid sequence MGSVLPAEALVLKSGFKPQGLSLSEIITSDILHSFLYGRWRNVLGEHLFEEKSNNANPKTAFTAEVLAQSFSGEVQKLSSLVLPSEVIIAQSSIPGEGLGIFSKTWIKAGTEMGPFTGRVISPEHVDLFKNNNLMWEVFNEDGTVRYFIDASQEDHRSWMTYIKCARNEQEQNLEVVQIGNSIFYKAVETIPPDQELLVWYGNSHNTFLGIPGVPGMGDDHQKKQKAGKDPSLPGFGCLSSGGGSMAGEADRYQRTMDVIKEDFHLCDGASSAGASRMRCVICHRGFNSRSNLRSHMRIHTLDKPFVCRFCNRRFSQSSTLRNHVRLHTGERPYKCHVCQSAYSQLAGLRAHQKSARHRPSQGSPVVTLQAHSPPPQMPVAHATSLAHHIPTIVL is encoded by the exons ATGGGTTCAGTTCTGCCAGCAGAAGCCTTAGTGCTGAAATCGGGATTCAAACCACAGGGACTGTCCCTCTCCGAAATCATCACCTCAGACATCCTCCACAGTTTTCTTTACGGGAGATGGAGAAATGTCCTAGGGGAGCATCTTTTTGAGGaaaagagtaacaacgctaaccCGAAAACCGCATTCACCGCTGAAGTCCTAGCGCAATCGTTTTCTGGGG AAGTGCAGAAGCTGTCCAGCCTTGTCTTGCCCAGTGAGGTCATCATTGCCCAAAGTTCCATTCCAGGAGAAGGACTTGGAATCTTTTCCAAAACCTGGATCAAAGCTGGTACAGAAATGGGGCCTTTTACTGGCCGAGTCATCTCTCCAGAACATGTTGACCTGTTCAAGAACAACAACTTGATGTGGGAG GTTTTCAATGAGGACGGCACAGTGCGCTACTTCATTGATGCCAGTCAGGAGGACCACCGCAGTTGGATGACCTACATCAAATGCGCCCGGAATGAGCAAGAGCAGAATCTGGAAGTTGTTCAGATTGGAAACAGCATCTTCTACAAGGCAGTTGag ACAATCCCTCCTGACCAGGAGCTGCTGGTTTGGTATGGAAACTCCCACAACACATTCCTAGGAATCCCTGGGGTGCCAGGAATGGGCGACGACCACCAGAAAAAACAGAAGGCCGGTAAGGACCCCTCTCTGCCTGGATTCGGATGTCTGTCTTCAGGCGGTGGAAGCATGGCAGGGGAGGCTGATCGCTATCAGAGAACAATGGATGTGATAAAAG AAGACTTCCACTTATGTGATGGTGCCTCCTCTGCAGGTGCCAGTCGCATGCGATGTGTCATCTGTCACCGTGGATTCAACTCCCGCAGCAACCTGCGCTCCCACATGCGCATCCACACTCTGGACAAGCCTTTTGTCTGCCGCTTCTGCAACCGACGGTTCAGCCAGTCGTCCACCCTTCGGAACCACGTGAGGCTACATACAGGGGAACGGCCCTATAAATGCCATGTCTGCCAGAGCGCCTATTCCCAACTGGCAGGCTTACGGGCACACCAGAAGAGTGCCCGGCACCGGCCGTCCCAAGGAAGCCCCGTGGTCACACTACAGGCCCATTCACCTCCTCCACAGATGCCCGTGGCACATGCTACCTCCTTGGCTCACCATATTCCCACCATTGTCCTGTGA
- the prdm12b gene encoding PR domain zinc finger protein 12b isoform X1: MGSVLPAEALVLKSGFKPQGLSLSEIITSDILHSFLYGRWRNVLGEHLFEEKSNNANPKTAFTAEVLAQSFSGEVQKLSSLVLPSEVIIAQSSIPGEGLGIFSKTWIKAGTEMGPFTGRVISPEHVDLFKNNNLMWEVFNEDGTVRYFIDASQEDHRSWMTYIKCARNEQEQNLEVVQIGNSIFYKAVETIPPDQELLVWYGNSHNTFLGIPGVPGMGDDHQKKQKAGKDPSLPGFGCLSSGGGSMAGEADRYQRTMDVIKAEDFHLCDGASSAGASRMRCVICHRGFNSRSNLRSHMRIHTLDKPFVCRFCNRRFSQSSTLRNHVRLHTGERPYKCHVCQSAYSQLAGLRAHQKSARHRPSQGSPVVTLQAHSPPPQMPVAHATSLAHHIPTIVL, translated from the exons ATGGGTTCAGTTCTGCCAGCAGAAGCCTTAGTGCTGAAATCGGGATTCAAACCACAGGGACTGTCCCTCTCCGAAATCATCACCTCAGACATCCTCCACAGTTTTCTTTACGGGAGATGGAGAAATGTCCTAGGGGAGCATCTTTTTGAGGaaaagagtaacaacgctaaccCGAAAACCGCATTCACCGCTGAAGTCCTAGCGCAATCGTTTTCTGGGG AAGTGCAGAAGCTGTCCAGCCTTGTCTTGCCCAGTGAGGTCATCATTGCCCAAAGTTCCATTCCAGGAGAAGGACTTGGAATCTTTTCCAAAACCTGGATCAAAGCTGGTACAGAAATGGGGCCTTTTACTGGCCGAGTCATCTCTCCAGAACATGTTGACCTGTTCAAGAACAACAACTTGATGTGGGAG GTTTTCAATGAGGACGGCACAGTGCGCTACTTCATTGATGCCAGTCAGGAGGACCACCGCAGTTGGATGACCTACATCAAATGCGCCCGGAATGAGCAAGAGCAGAATCTGGAAGTTGTTCAGATTGGAAACAGCATCTTCTACAAGGCAGTTGag ACAATCCCTCCTGACCAGGAGCTGCTGGTTTGGTATGGAAACTCCCACAACACATTCCTAGGAATCCCTGGGGTGCCAGGAATGGGCGACGACCACCAGAAAAAACAGAAGGCCGGTAAGGACCCCTCTCTGCCTGGATTCGGATGTCTGTCTTCAGGCGGTGGAAGCATGGCAGGGGAGGCTGATCGCTATCAGAGAACAATGGATGTGATAAAAG CAGAAGACTTCCACTTATGTGATGGTGCCTCCTCTGCAGGTGCCAGTCGCATGCGATGTGTCATCTGTCACCGTGGATTCAACTCCCGCAGCAACCTGCGCTCCCACATGCGCATCCACACTCTGGACAAGCCTTTTGTCTGCCGCTTCTGCAACCGACGGTTCAGCCAGTCGTCCACCCTTCGGAACCACGTGAGGCTACATACAGGGGAACGGCCCTATAAATGCCATGTCTGCCAGAGCGCCTATTCCCAACTGGCAGGCTTACGGGCACACCAGAAGAGTGCCCGGCACCGGCCGTCCCAAGGAAGCCCCGTGGTCACACTACAGGCCCATTCACCTCCTCCACAGATGCCCGTGGCACATGCTACCTCCTTGGCTCACCATATTCCCACCATTGTCCTGTGA
- the prdm12b gene encoding PR domain zinc finger protein 12b isoform X4: protein MGSVLPAEALVLKSGFKPQGLSLSEIITSDILHSFLYGRWRNVLGEHLFEEKSNNANPKTAFTAEVLAQSFSGEVQKLSSLVLPSEVIIAQSSIPGEGLGIFSKTWIKAGTEMGPFTGRVISPEHVDLFKNNNLMWEVFNEDGTVRYFIDASQEDHRSWMTYIKCARNEQEQNLEVVQIGNSIFYKAVETIPPDQELLVWYGNSHNTFLGIPGVPGMGDDHQKKQKAEDFHLCDGASSAGASRMRCVICHRGFNSRSNLRSHMRIHTLDKPFVCRFCNRRFSQSSTLRNHVRLHTGERPYKCHVCQSAYSQLAGLRAHQKSARHRPSQGSPVVTLQAHSPPPQMPVAHATSLAHHIPTIVL from the exons ATGGGTTCAGTTCTGCCAGCAGAAGCCTTAGTGCTGAAATCGGGATTCAAACCACAGGGACTGTCCCTCTCCGAAATCATCACCTCAGACATCCTCCACAGTTTTCTTTACGGGAGATGGAGAAATGTCCTAGGGGAGCATCTTTTTGAGGaaaagagtaacaacgctaaccCGAAAACCGCATTCACCGCTGAAGTCCTAGCGCAATCGTTTTCTGGGG AAGTGCAGAAGCTGTCCAGCCTTGTCTTGCCCAGTGAGGTCATCATTGCCCAAAGTTCCATTCCAGGAGAAGGACTTGGAATCTTTTCCAAAACCTGGATCAAAGCTGGTACAGAAATGGGGCCTTTTACTGGCCGAGTCATCTCTCCAGAACATGTTGACCTGTTCAAGAACAACAACTTGATGTGGGAG GTTTTCAATGAGGACGGCACAGTGCGCTACTTCATTGATGCCAGTCAGGAGGACCACCGCAGTTGGATGACCTACATCAAATGCGCCCGGAATGAGCAAGAGCAGAATCTGGAAGTTGTTCAGATTGGAAACAGCATCTTCTACAAGGCAGTTGag ACAATCCCTCCTGACCAGGAGCTGCTGGTTTGGTATGGAAACTCCCACAACACATTCCTAGGAATCCCTGGGGTGCCAGGAATGGGCGACGACCACCAGAAAAAACAGAAGGCCG AAGACTTCCACTTATGTGATGGTGCCTCCTCTGCAGGTGCCAGTCGCATGCGATGTGTCATCTGTCACCGTGGATTCAACTCCCGCAGCAACCTGCGCTCCCACATGCGCATCCACACTCTGGACAAGCCTTTTGTCTGCCGCTTCTGCAACCGACGGTTCAGCCAGTCGTCCACCCTTCGGAACCACGTGAGGCTACATACAGGGGAACGGCCCTATAAATGCCATGTCTGCCAGAGCGCCTATTCCCAACTGGCAGGCTTACGGGCACACCAGAAGAGTGCCCGGCACCGGCCGTCCCAAGGAAGCCCCGTGGTCACACTACAGGCCCATTCACCTCCTCCACAGATGCCCGTGGCACATGCTACCTCCTTGGCTCACCATATTCCCACCATTGTCCTGTGA
- the prdm12b gene encoding PR domain zinc finger protein 12b isoform X3, producing the protein MGSVLPAEALVLKSGFKPQGLSLSEIITSDILHSFLYGRWRNVLGEHLFEEKSNNANPKTAFTAEVLAQSFSGEVQKLSSLVLPSEVIIAQSSIPGEGLGIFSKTWIKAGTEMGPFTGRVISPEHVDLFKNNNLMWEVFNEDGTVRYFIDASQEDHRSWMTYIKCARNEQEQNLEVVQIGNSIFYKAVETIPPDQELLVWYGNSHNTFLGIPGVPGMGDDHQKKQKAAEDFHLCDGASSAGASRMRCVICHRGFNSRSNLRSHMRIHTLDKPFVCRFCNRRFSQSSTLRNHVRLHTGERPYKCHVCQSAYSQLAGLRAHQKSARHRPSQGSPVVTLQAHSPPPQMPVAHATSLAHHIPTIVL; encoded by the exons ATGGGTTCAGTTCTGCCAGCAGAAGCCTTAGTGCTGAAATCGGGATTCAAACCACAGGGACTGTCCCTCTCCGAAATCATCACCTCAGACATCCTCCACAGTTTTCTTTACGGGAGATGGAGAAATGTCCTAGGGGAGCATCTTTTTGAGGaaaagagtaacaacgctaaccCGAAAACCGCATTCACCGCTGAAGTCCTAGCGCAATCGTTTTCTGGGG AAGTGCAGAAGCTGTCCAGCCTTGTCTTGCCCAGTGAGGTCATCATTGCCCAAAGTTCCATTCCAGGAGAAGGACTTGGAATCTTTTCCAAAACCTGGATCAAAGCTGGTACAGAAATGGGGCCTTTTACTGGCCGAGTCATCTCTCCAGAACATGTTGACCTGTTCAAGAACAACAACTTGATGTGGGAG GTTTTCAATGAGGACGGCACAGTGCGCTACTTCATTGATGCCAGTCAGGAGGACCACCGCAGTTGGATGACCTACATCAAATGCGCCCGGAATGAGCAAGAGCAGAATCTGGAAGTTGTTCAGATTGGAAACAGCATCTTCTACAAGGCAGTTGag ACAATCCCTCCTGACCAGGAGCTGCTGGTTTGGTATGGAAACTCCCACAACACATTCCTAGGAATCCCTGGGGTGCCAGGAATGGGCGACGACCACCAGAAAAAACAGAAGGCCG CAGAAGACTTCCACTTATGTGATGGTGCCTCCTCTGCAGGTGCCAGTCGCATGCGATGTGTCATCTGTCACCGTGGATTCAACTCCCGCAGCAACCTGCGCTCCCACATGCGCATCCACACTCTGGACAAGCCTTTTGTCTGCCGCTTCTGCAACCGACGGTTCAGCCAGTCGTCCACCCTTCGGAACCACGTGAGGCTACATACAGGGGAACGGCCCTATAAATGCCATGTCTGCCAGAGCGCCTATTCCCAACTGGCAGGCTTACGGGCACACCAGAAGAGTGCCCGGCACCGGCCGTCCCAAGGAAGCCCCGTGGTCACACTACAGGCCCATTCACCTCCTCCACAGATGCCCGTGGCACATGCTACCTCCTTGGCTCACCATATTCCCACCATTGTCCTGTGA